The following coding sequences are from one Kogia breviceps isolate mKogBre1 chromosome X, mKogBre1 haplotype 1, whole genome shotgun sequence window:
- the RPA4 gene encoding replication protein A 30 kDa subunit, with protein MSKNGFGSHGGISAAGGAVGSNDPPSQGRAALAFKSIRYRSRIQEIIPCCVNQLLTSTVIDNVFMIRGIEVSQVSIVGIIRQAETAENYVLYKIDDMTAKPIKVRQWVGRDRAKQGITLLPVGVYAKVLGILRCFAEVKSLEVLKIRVLEDMNEFTTHILETVNAHMILDKAASGQSVPVVSSEKDEAQMHSEYHPDFIRKEVLRLIHECPRQEGKSVCELQTELSNLSIGTINQAIEYLTVEGHIYSTVDGEHFKSAD; from the coding sequence ATGAGTAAGAATGGGTTTGGGAGCCATGGTGGCATCTCTGCTGCAGGCGGAGCCGTCGGAAGCAATGACCCACCGTCTCAGGGCAGGGCAGCCCTTGCTTTTAAGTCCATACGATACAGGTCCCGAATCCAGGAAATTATACCTTGCTGTGTAAACCAGCTTCTCACCTCCACTGTGATTGATAATGTATTCATGATTAGGGGAATCGAGGTTTCCCAAGTCTCTATCGTGGGGATAATCAGGCAGGCAGAGACGGCCGAAAACTACGTTCTTTACAAGATTGATGATATGACCGCCAAGCCTATCAAGGTCCGCCAGTGGGTCGGCAGAGATAGAGCAAAGCAGGGGATAACTCTCCTTCCAGTGGGAGTATACGCCAAAGTGTTAGGTATCCTCAGATGTTTTGCGGAGGTGAAGAGCCTTGAGGTGTTGAAAATCCGTGTCCTGGAGGACATGAACGAGTTCACCACACATATTCTAGAAACGGTTAACGCGCACATGATCCTGGATAAAGCGGCCTCTGGGCAAAGTGTCCCTGTTGTTTCCTCAGAAAAGGATGAGGCCCAGATGCATAGCGAGTACCACCCCGACTTCATCCGGAAGGAGGTGCTGCGTTTGATTCACGAGTGTCCTCGACAGGAAGGCAAGAGCGTTTGTGAGCTCCAGACCGAGCTTAGCAATCTGAGCATCGGGACCATCAATCAAGCCATTGAGTATCTGACTGTCGAGGGCCACATCTACTCCACTGTGGATGGGGAGCATTTTAAATCTGCTGATTGA